Proteins co-encoded in one Capsicum annuum cultivar UCD-10X-F1 chromosome 9, UCD10Xv1.1, whole genome shotgun sequence genomic window:
- the LOC107851951 gene encoding ras-related protein RABC2a isoform X1 — protein sequence MANNTVQSNSSNSSSSYDLSFKILLIGDSGVGKSSLLVSFISNVVDDLAPTIGVDFKIKTLTVSGKRLKLTIWDTAGQERFRTLTSSYYRGAQGIILVYDVTRRETFTNLSDVWAKEVELYSNNQDCVKMLVGNKVDRESERAVTREEGIALAKELGGLFLECSAKTRENVQHCFEELALKIMEVPSLLEEGSTVGKRNILKQKQEQQTQQGGGCCS from the exons ATGGCGAATAATACAGTGCAGAGTAATAGTAGTAACAGTAGTAGTAGTTATGATCTGTCGTTTAAGATCTTGTTGATCGGAGATTCTGGAGTTGGAAAGAGTAGTTTGCTTGTTAGCTTCATTTCTAATGTCGTTGACGATCTTGCACCTACCATtg GTGTCGATTTTAAGATTAAGACGCTTACCGTTAGTGGGAAAAGACTGAAGCTTACCATTTGGGACACAG CTGGACAGGAGAGGTTCAGGACACTGACAAGCTCCTACTACAGAGGTGCTCAGGGGATCATTCTTG TCTATGATGTAACAAGGAGAGAAACCTTCACAAACTTGTCTGATGTATGGGCAAAAGAGGTGGAGCTGTACAGTAATAATCAGGATTGTGTAAAGATGCTTGTTGGAAATAAAGTTGACAGA GAATCTGAGAGAGCTGTGACGAGGGAAGAAGGCATTGCCTTAGCGAAGGAACTTGGAGGTCTATTTCTTGAATGTAGTGCTAAAACTCGAGAAAATGTGCAACACTGCTTTGAAGAGCTTGCCTTAAAG ATAATGGAGGTGCCTAGTCTCCTGGAAGAAGGATCGACTGTCGGGAAGAGAAATATCTTGAAACAGAAACAAGAACAGCAAACACAACAAGGTGGTGGTTGTTGCTCATAA
- the LOC107851951 gene encoding ras-related protein RABC2a isoform X2 has protein sequence MANNTVQSNSSNSSSSYDLSFKILLIGDSGVGKSSLLVSFISNVVDDLAPTIGVDFKIKTLTVSGKRLKLTIWDTAGQERFRTLTSSYYRGAQGIILVYDVTRRETFTNLSDVWAKEVELYSNNQDCVKMLVGNKVDRESERAVTREEGIALAKELGGLFLECSAKTRENVQHCFEELALKD, from the exons ATGGCGAATAATACAGTGCAGAGTAATAGTAGTAACAGTAGTAGTAGTTATGATCTGTCGTTTAAGATCTTGTTGATCGGAGATTCTGGAGTTGGAAAGAGTAGTTTGCTTGTTAGCTTCATTTCTAATGTCGTTGACGATCTTGCACCTACCATtg GTGTCGATTTTAAGATTAAGACGCTTACCGTTAGTGGGAAAAGACTGAAGCTTACCATTTGGGACACAG CTGGACAGGAGAGGTTCAGGACACTGACAAGCTCCTACTACAGAGGTGCTCAGGGGATCATTCTTG TCTATGATGTAACAAGGAGAGAAACCTTCACAAACTTGTCTGATGTATGGGCAAAAGAGGTGGAGCTGTACAGTAATAATCAGGATTGTGTAAAGATGCTTGTTGGAAATAAAGTTGACAGA GAATCTGAGAGAGCTGTGACGAGGGAAGAAGGCATTGCCTTAGCGAAGGAACTTGGAGGTCTATTTCTTGAATGTAGTGCTAAAACTCGAGAAAATGTGCAACACTGCTTTGAAGAGCTTGCCTTAAAG GATTAA